The genome window CGTCTCGCCGCGCAGGCGCAGGCCCATGAGAAAGGCCCCAAGCTGCGCCGGCGTGGCGTCGCCACGAAAAATAAGAGAAAACGCCGCTCGCGCCTCGTCGCGGGCGAGGGGCGCGCCGGAGACCAGCGCGGCGATGTAGGACTTGAAATCCTCGCTCACTGTCGTTCAGCGCCGTTGCGCAAGGGCCGGGGCGTCGGCCGACCGCTGCGGGCGACCCTCGAAGCGGTCCTCACGCGGCCTTCTCGCGCCGCCGGGGCCCCTGGTTCCATTCTCGCGCGAGATCAAGGAAATTTTGTAGAATTTTGTGGCCGTGCTGCGAGGTGATGCTCTCGGGATGGAACTGCACGCCATGCGTTGGCAGCGTCTTATGCGACAGCGCCATGATGAGGCCGTCCGGCGTCTCGGCGGTCACGCGCAAGCAGTCGGGAAGGGTGTCGCGGCTGACGATCAGCGAGTGGTAGCGCGTCGCCTGAAATGGCCCGTCGATGCCGCGAAACACGGCGTCGCCATGGTGGAGAATGGTGGCCATCTTGCCGTGGATCGGCAAGGGCGCCCGAATGACGTCGCCGCCAAACACCTCGCCGATCGACTGATGGCCGAGGCAGACGCCGAAAATCGGCACGGTCTCGGCGGCGGCTGAGATCAGCTCCATGCAGATGCCCGCTTCATGCGGCGTGCAGGGGCCGGGCGACAGCACGATCGCGTCGGGTCCGCCGGCCAGCACTTCGGCGACCGAAACGGCGTCGTTGCGGTGCACGGTGACGTTCGCGCCCAGCTGGCCAAAATAGTGAACCAGGTTGAAGGTGAAGCTGTCGTAGTTGTCTATAAGCGTGACGTTGGACATTGGGCTGCTGTCCAGCCTCCTGGCGCGGGTTTGACCGGTTTTGAGAGTGCAATAGGCCGGGCGGCGGGCTTAAGCAACCGTCGGACGGCTATCGTCCCGCGGCGAGAAGCGCCAGTCCGGCCGAACGTCTTTGATCATCATGATCTCCGCCAGCGACTGACGGGTCAGGAGACCCAAGAACCGCCCCTCCTCGTCGGTGACGCCGACCGTCTCTCCCCCCGTAAGCTTAGGCAGGACGGCGTCGATGCTCTCGCGGCCATCGATCGTCTCAGGCTCCTGGCGAACGAAAGGCGCGATGGGCGCGCCGGGTTCGGAGGCCCGCAAGGCTTCGATGATGTTGGTGCGGGACAGGAAGCCGTTGAGCCGGCGGGAGCCGTCCACGACCGGGAATTCGTCCTGAGAGGTGGCCAGAAGAATGTCCACCGCTTCGCGCACGCTTGCGCCGCGCTCGATCACGGCGATGCGCGTCTCCATGGCGTCGGCGGCTCTCAGGCCGCGCGCCGCCTCGGACATCGACGTCATCTGCGCTTCGCCCGCCGCCGCGATATAGACGAAAATCGCGATGAACAGCAGCAGCGGATTTCCGAACAGCCCGATAAATCCGAGGAGGAACGCGAAACCCTGACCGATCTGCGCGGCGATGCGCGTCGCACGGCCCTTGCCAATCCAGATCGACAGCGCCGCCCGCAGCACGCGGCCGCCGTCCATCGGAAAGGCCGGGATCAAGTTGAACGCCGCAAGAAAGATATTCACCGCCGCCAGACGTTTCAGAAGATTGACGGACGGGTCGCTGATCTGGATTCCGTCGGAAACGTCGACGGCGCCAAGAAACAGGATCAGCGCAGCTGCAATGACGAGATTGACCGCCGGACCCGCGAGCGCGATCAGCAACTCCTGGCGGGGCTTGTCGGGCATCTTTTCCATGTCGGCGACGCCGCCGATCGGCAGCAGCGTGATCACCGGCGAGACGATGCCATAGCGCCGCGCGGTCAATATGTGGCCGAACTCATGCAGCACGACGCAGATAAAGATCGCGACGATGAACAGAACGCTGTCGCGCGCTGCGACGGCGCCGCCGCGCTGGTAGGCCGCAAAGCCGATCCAACCCAGGAGCAGCAGGAACGTGACGTGAATGCGCACGGCGGTCCCCATGAAGGAGCCGATCGTGAGGGACCATCGCATTTGAGCTCCTGCGGTCGTGGTTAACAGCGGGTAAGATAGGACTGAGCGGCGCTTTGCGCTAGAGCGCGGGGATGCGCACGAAAAACGCCGGCGAAGCGGCCCTGGGGCGCTTGCCGGCGAGAGAGAGACTAGGGTTGAGAGACGAGAAGAAGCGAGATCGCGTCAGAGGCGATAGCGGACCTGGTCGGTCCAGAAGCGCTCCAGCCGTGACAGCGACGTATTGAGGGTGCGAAACTCGTCGCAGGAGACGCCGCCGATCTGCTCGACCGTCAGCGCGTGCTTCTCATAAAGCTGCGCAACGATATCGTGAATTTGCTTGCCCTTCGGGGTCAGGCTGATGCGCACTGAACGGCGATCGAGGCGCGAGCGGGCGTGATGCATATAGCCCATCTCGACGAGCTTCTTGACGTTGTATGAAACATTGGAGCCGAGATAATAGCCGCGCGTGCGCAGTTCGCTCGCGGTCAACTCCTTGTCGCCGATGTTGTAAAGCAGCAGCGCCTGCACGGAATTGACGTCGCCAAGATCCCGGCGGTCGAATTCGTCCTTGATGACGTCGAGCAGACGGCGGTGAAGGCGTTCGACGAGCGTAAGCGCTTCGAGATAAACCGGTCGGATATCGCTGGCGCGATCCTCGCGAGCCTGCGGGGCGGTCTTCATCATGGCGCTCATCGTCTTCTCCATCACAGCGGATGCGTCGGGCATCTCTTGATCGGCCTTCGATGAAACCAAATTAGATCGACGCAGATGAAAGGCGGTTTAAACAACAGCCTGAATCCCGCGTTTACCGCGATAGGGCTGTTTGCGGTGAATGATGGATGAACTTAAAGGTTCGATTTACGCTAATGATTGCTCCAACAACCTTGCGGATCAGGAATCTTTTGGCGTTTTCCTGTCAAATCTGCGGCGACGGCGGCGTTCGCGCATGCGCTGCGCCTCAACGTCGCGTCCGGCCTCGAAGGTCAGCCCGAAATACATGGCGATCAGCACGGCGTTGACGCCGATCAGCCAATAGCCGCCGGTGAAGAATCCCGGCATGCTGAGCGTCAGAAAGATCTGCGCGCTGGCGACGAGCAGCCACAACACGCCGCCCCAGGGCGTCGCCAGCCACAGGCCGACGCCGGCGATGAGATCGAGCACGGCGAAGAAAATAACGGCGGAGGCTGCGCTCTGCGGCATGGTTTCAAAGATCGAGCGTTCCGCGGCGAGAATGATCCGCCACTGCATCAAGCCTTGCACGAGCCAAAACAATGCGACGATGCGCATGAAGCGCGAGAGCAGCACGCCCCATTTCGCGGCGTCGCCGCCGTTCGGTTCGCCGACCCGAATTGCGCGGTAGGGATCGTCGCCGTCGTCGTAGATCGTTGGACCGTCCATCAGATGCGACGCCGCCTGTTTCGCCGTCCCTGCGCTTTGGCGGAAATGGCTACTGCCCCCGCCGCGCGCGCGTTGCGAAGCGAACCGCTTCCTCGGCGGCGCGGAAAAGCGCCTTCGCCTTGTTGACGCATTCGCGGTGCTCATAGTCCGGTTCGCTGTCGTAGACGACGCCGGCGCCTGCCTGCACATGCATCTTGCCGTCCTTCACGATCGCCGTGCGCAGCACGATGCAGGTGTCCATTTGGCCGCCGGCGCCGAAATAGCCGATGCAGCCGCCATAGATGCCGCGCTTGTCGGTTTCAAGTTCGTCGATGATCTCCATGGCGCGCACTTTCGGCGCGCCGGAGACGGTGCCGGCAGGAAACCCCGCGGCGAGCGCGTCGATGCAATCGTGGCGCGCATCAAGCTCGCCTTCGACATTGGAGACGATGTGCATCACATGGCTGTAGCGCTCGATCGTGAAACTGTCGGTGACGCGCACCGTGCCGGTCCTCGCGACGCGGCCGACGTCGTTGCGGCCGAGGTCGAGCAGCATCAGATGTTCGGCGCGCTCCTTTTCATCGGCGAGGAGATCCGCCGCCAGACGCTCGTCCTCCGCCTTCACCTCGCTGCGCCAGCGCGTGCCGGCGATCGGGCGAATCGTCACCTTGGCGTCGGCGACGCGCACGAGGATCTCGGGACTCGAACAGACGATCTGGAATTCGCCGAAATCGAGAAAGCATAAAAAGGGCGCCGGGTTCACGCGGCGCAATGCACGATAGAGCGCAAAGGCCGGCAAAGCGAAAGGCGCGGTGAACCGCTGCGACAGCACGACCTGAAAGATGTCGCCGGCGCGAATATATTCCTTGGCGCGCTCGACCATTTCGAGAAAACGCGCTTGCGGCGTATTCGAAACCGGCTCCTGAGCGAGGAGCTGCACATCTACCCCGCCGTCGCGGTGCTCCAGCGGCGCCTCCAGCGTCGCGACGACCTTGTCGAGGCGCGCGAGCGCCGCTTCATACGCCGCTTTCGCCGCAACGCCGGCCTTTGGCCGAGCGGGCGTGACAATGGAGATTTCGTCGCGCACCGTATCGAAGACGATCATGACCGTCGGACGCACGAAAAGCGCGTCAGGCGCGCCGATCCTGTCCTCCTTGGCCGGCGCGAGGC of Methylocystis sp. SC2 contains these proteins:
- a CDS encoding DUF6163 family protein, yielding MDGPTIYDDGDDPYRAIRVGEPNGGDAAKWGVLLSRFMRIVALFWLVQGLMQWRIILAAERSIFETMPQSAASAVIFFAVLDLIAGVGLWLATPWGGVLWLLVASAQIFLTLSMPGFFTGGYWLIGVNAVLIAMYFGLTFEAGRDVEAQRMRERRRRRRFDRKTPKDS
- a CDS encoding aminodeoxychorismate/anthranilate synthase component II; amino-acid sequence: MSNVTLIDNYDSFTFNLVHYFGQLGANVTVHRNDAVSVAEVLAGGPDAIVLSPGPCTPHEAGICMELISAAAETVPIFGVCLGHQSIGEVFGGDVIRAPLPIHGKMATILHHGDAVFRGIDGPFQATRYHSLIVSRDTLPDCLRVTAETPDGLIMALSHKTLPTHGVQFHPESITSQHGHKILQNFLDLAREWNQGPRRREKAA
- a CDS encoding site-2 protease family protein, translating into MRWSLTIGSFMGTAVRIHVTFLLLLGWIGFAAYQRGGAVAARDSVLFIVAIFICVVLHEFGHILTARRYGIVSPVITLLPIGGVADMEKMPDKPRQELLIALAGPAVNLVIAAALILFLGAVDVSDGIQISDPSVNLLKRLAAVNIFLAAFNLIPAFPMDGGRVLRAALSIWIGKGRATRIAAQIGQGFAFLLGFIGLFGNPLLLFIAIFVYIAAAGEAQMTSMSEAARGLRAADAMETRIAVIERGASVREAVDILLATSQDEFPVVDGSRRLNGFLSRTNIIEALRASEPGAPIAPFVRQEPETIDGRESIDAVLPKLTGGETVGVTDEEGRFLGLLTRQSLAEIMMIKDVRPDWRFSPRDDSRPTVA
- the ldtR gene encoding transcriptional regulator LdtR; this translates as MSAMMKTAPQAREDRASDIRPVYLEALTLVERLHRRLLDVIKDEFDRRDLGDVNSVQALLLYNIGDKELTASELRTRGYYLGSNVSYNVKKLVEMGYMHHARSRLDRRSVRISLTPKGKQIHDIVAQLYEKHALTVEQIGGVSCDEFRTLNTSLSRLERFWTDQVRYRL
- the trpE gene encoding anthranilate synthase component I produces the protein MSGALFEPDVDAFGAEYDADRPQLVVTRLIADLETPVSAYLKLTRDRRGAAFLLESVEGGAARGRYSMIGLDPDVIFRVIGDRADINRAALDDSSVFTPCEAAPLVALRQLIAESAVPQAVRLPPMAAGVFGYLGYDMVRQMERLAPAKEDRIGAPDALFVRPTVMIVFDTVRDEISIVTPARPKAGVAAKAAYEAALARLDKVVATLEAPLEHRDGGVDVQLLAQEPVSNTPQARFLEMVERAKEYIRAGDIFQVVLSQRFTAPFALPAFALYRALRRVNPAPFLCFLDFGEFQIVCSSPEILVRVADAKVTIRPIAGTRWRSEVKAEDERLAADLLADEKERAEHLMLLDLGRNDVGRVARTGTVRVTDSFTIERYSHVMHIVSNVEGELDARHDCIDALAAGFPAGTVSGAPKVRAMEIIDELETDKRGIYGGCIGYFGAGGQMDTCIVLRTAIVKDGKMHVQAGAGVVYDSEPDYEHRECVNKAKALFRAAEEAVRFATRARRGQ